From Anaerohalosphaeraceae bacterium, one genomic window encodes:
- the yajC gene encoding preprotein translocase subunit YajC produces the protein MKSIWMLAAAEPTAEQTEVITAQPQGQTETAVTEQKDSGISAEGPEKPQPNPWVQMLPFFIILIVMYLLLFRGPRRKQQEHQKMVSSLKKNDRVRTIGGIYGTVVDVRPDEIILKVDESTNTKIRVIPSAIATVISDEKK, from the coding sequence ATGAAGTCAATATGGATGCTGGCCGCCGCCGAGCCGACGGCGGAACAAACGGAAGTCATCACCGCACAGCCCCAGGGCCAGACGGAAACAGCGGTTACGGAGCAGAAAGACTCCGGGATTTCTGCAGAAGGCCCTGAGAAGCCTCAGCCGAATCCCTGGGTCCAAATGCTGCCGTTTTTTATCATTCTGATTGTGATGTATCTGCTCCTGTTTCGGGGCCCCCGCCGCAAGCAGCAGGAGCACCAGAAAATGGTCTCTTCCTTGAAGAAAAATGACCGGGTTCGGACTATCGGCGGCATTTACGGAACGGTGGTGGATGTACGGCCGGATGAAATCATCCTGAAGGTTGATGAATCCACGAATACAAAAATCCGGGTCATTCCGTCGGCTATTGCAACAGTCATCTCCGACGAGAAGAAGTAA
- the secD gene encoding protein translocase subunit SecD, translating into MNRNLIWKLLLIAALMILGIWVVYPPQERLKLGLDLAGGTSLIYEIDTTGLSPQERKGLAESMIPILMKRIDPSHMANLVMRPQEDTRIEIQLPVSSPETRRKRQAFQEALQDLERQNLNLLQVKKMLSLPKEERQARLESLAQNNPQRLAVLTALAEVYDLRTARQNERDQTWAQMEALLKPLQEQGLDTDSIRSNIPLWYEQPEERRTQAMQGFVKWLKPAEPAQDQLTPEQTALLDVLKQYLALYGRWAEAVNELTRPDDGANARWNKAVADLNRLNLNLQQLQDILELPANSIRRREALDELKKQFPDRQEKIAQIETLYEEYRKVAGLLDDPEDLKRMLKGSGVLEFRILPTPDDGRTNMDEMRGYLEALRLKGPRQASDAKYVWVEIEDPANWPDGLGIVGTFGDKKYVLASNQPKECMLHSPDKKWKLRRAYPTRDDKGLRAIGFTFNQTAANLFFNLTQDNLKRPLCIILDDRALSAPTIRAAISTSGIIEGKFSPTEQTDLVNKLNAGSFRAKLSEVPISEKTIGPLLGADNLRQGLRAGYIGLIAVAGFMFLYYLLAGAIADIALLLNLLFVLAMMAAFNATFTLPGIAGLILTIGMSVDANVLIFERIREEQKRGSSLRAAIANGYGRAFRTIFDANLTTFGVAFILLMVASEEIKGFAIVLMLGIISSMFTGLFVTRVIFDFLIGRRILNQPLKMFAILQNARVNWMGMRPLFLVISGSLMIGGLAVFFTRDETTNSKYDIEFTGGTSAQIDLKPGTAYTRKIVEDKFRQYAESIGNRALAAAKVYSIGDSGLQYEITTTETNRCRAQIVFSEAGQTVQSVLDAVRSAARKLDQTLPALEVKSLDEKRFQITTRRLNLSLVQEVLQEAFGDKMTIAELKIDEIVSDAIRAAFKDLLAVKEDLKPQIVWAREVPVGTPELADFAGGVQILVKLGVPSTAGEVRTRLQDLKFKRDTENLQWYSFQIFQPNLNELPDSQPIEEFLYVSMHPEAAFRTLTEEERTQYTNNETTRITQALSMETSLSRVTQIDPSIGSEAKVRALLAIVLSLAAIVLYIGFRFGSVRYGMAAIIALVHDVCITLGLVTACTYVAGTPLGQALGILDFKINLEMIAAFLTIIGYSLNDTIVVFDRIRENRGKTMMLTPRLINDSINQTLSRTILTSFTTFLVLFIMYVWGGTGMRGFSFAMLVGIVVGTYSSIAIAAPIFLLGKKNQDNT; encoded by the coding sequence ATGAACAGGAACTTGATCTGGAAACTGCTTCTGATTGCGGCTCTGATGATTCTGGGGATTTGGGTTGTTTATCCTCCGCAGGAACGGCTGAAACTGGGACTGGATCTTGCCGGCGGCACCAGTCTGATCTATGAGATTGACACAACGGGGCTTTCTCCTCAGGAACGCAAGGGACTGGCGGAAAGCATGATTCCCATTCTGATGAAGCGAATCGACCCCAGCCATATGGCCAATCTCGTGATGCGTCCGCAGGAGGATACCCGCATTGAGATTCAGCTGCCGGTGTCCAGCCCGGAAACCCGCCGGAAACGGCAGGCCTTTCAGGAAGCGTTGCAGGACCTTGAACGGCAGAATCTGAACCTGCTCCAGGTCAAGAAAATGCTTTCTCTGCCGAAAGAGGAACGGCAGGCCCGTCTGGAGTCTCTGGCACAGAACAATCCGCAGCGGCTGGCTGTCTTAACTGCTCTGGCTGAAGTATACGACCTGCGGACCGCCAGGCAGAATGAACGGGATCAGACTTGGGCACAGATGGAGGCACTGCTGAAACCGCTCCAGGAACAAGGGTTGGATACGGATTCGATTCGTTCCAATATCCCTCTTTGGTATGAACAGCCCGAGGAACGCCGAACTCAGGCGATGCAGGGATTTGTCAAATGGCTCAAACCCGCAGAACCTGCCCAGGACCAATTGACTCCTGAACAGACGGCATTGCTGGATGTTCTCAAGCAGTATTTGGCTCTTTACGGGCGCTGGGCGGAAGCCGTCAATGAATTGACGCGTCCTGACGATGGAGCCAATGCTCGCTGGAACAAGGCGGTGGCAGACCTGAATCGGCTGAACCTGAATCTCCAGCAGCTGCAGGATATTCTTGAACTGCCGGCCAATTCAATACGCCGCCGCGAGGCGCTGGATGAGCTGAAGAAGCAGTTCCCGGACCGACAGGAAAAAATCGCTCAGATTGAGACCCTTTATGAGGAATACCGCAAGGTAGCCGGTCTGCTGGATGATCCGGAAGACCTCAAGCGGATGCTCAAAGGGTCCGGTGTGCTGGAGTTTCGAATTCTGCCGACACCGGACGACGGCCGGACCAATATGGATGAAATGCGCGGCTATCTGGAGGCGCTTCGGCTGAAAGGACCGCGACAGGCATCGGATGCCAAGTATGTATGGGTGGAAATTGAAGACCCCGCCAATTGGCCGGATGGACTAGGCATTGTCGGCACATTCGGGGATAAGAAATACGTCCTGGCGAGCAATCAGCCGAAGGAGTGTATGCTCCATTCGCCGGACAAGAAGTGGAAACTGCGTCGTGCCTATCCGACTCGCGACGACAAAGGACTGCGTGCGATTGGTTTTACCTTTAACCAGACGGCCGCGAATCTGTTTTTCAATCTGACACAGGATAATCTCAAGCGGCCGTTGTGCATTATCCTTGATGACCGAGCCCTGTCGGCTCCAACCATTCGGGCCGCTATCAGCACCTCCGGAATTATCGAAGGGAAATTCAGTCCCACAGAGCAGACGGATTTGGTCAACAAGCTGAATGCCGGCTCATTCCGGGCCAAATTGTCGGAAGTACCGATTTCGGAGAAGACCATCGGTCCCCTGCTGGGTGCGGATAATCTCCGACAGGGGCTGCGTGCAGGGTATATCGGTCTGATTGCAGTGGCCGGTTTTATGTTCCTTTACTATCTGCTGGCGGGTGCAATCGCAGACATCGCCCTGCTGCTCAACCTGCTGTTTGTGCTGGCGATGATGGCGGCTTTCAATGCCACCTTTACTCTGCCGGGCATCGCCGGTTTGATCCTGACAATCGGCATGAGCGTGGATGCGAATGTGCTGATTTTTGAGCGCATTCGGGAGGAACAAAAGCGAGGTTCGAGTCTCCGTGCCGCGATTGCCAATGGTTACGGTCGGGCCTTTCGGACGATTTTTGACGCCAACCTGACGACATTCGGTGTTGCGTTTATTCTGCTGATGGTGGCCTCGGAGGAAATCAAGGGATTTGCCATTGTTTTGATGCTCGGCATCATTTCGAGCATGTTTACGGGCTTGTTTGTCACCCGAGTCATTTTTGATTTCCTTATCGGTCGACGGATACTCAATCAGCCGCTGAAAATGTTTGCAATTCTTCAAAATGCCCGCGTAAACTGGATGGGAATGCGGCCGCTGTTTTTGGTGATTTCCGGATCTCTGATGATTGGCGGTCTGGCTGTTTTCTTCACGCGAGATGAGACGACAAACAGCAAATATGATATTGAGTTTACCGGCGGTACCAGTGCCCAAATCGACCTAAAGCCTGGAACGGCTTATACCCGAAAGATTGTGGAAGACAAGTTCCGCCAATACGCCGAATCCATTGGAAATCGCGCTTTGGCGGCCGCCAAAGTTTACAGCATCGGAGACAGCGGTCTGCAGTATGAAATTACCACGACGGAAACCAACCGGTGCCGGGCTCAGATTGTTTTCAGCGAGGCCGGTCAAACGGTTCAGAGTGTTCTGGATGCCGTCCGGTCGGCTGCACGAAAACTGGATCAGACGCTTCCCGCCCTGGAAGTGAAGTCTCTGGACGAGAAACGCTTTCAGATTACAACACGGCGACTGAATCTTTCTCTTGTTCAGGAAGTTCTTCAGGAGGCCTTCGGGGACAAAATGACCATTGCGGAGCTGAAGATCGATGAAATTGTCAGCGATGCGATTCGAGCGGCTTTTAAAGATCTTCTGGCGGTTAAAGAAGACCTCAAACCCCAAATCGTCTGGGCTCGGGAAGTACCGGTGGGCACTCCGGAATTGGCAGACTTTGCCGGGGGAGTCCAGATTTTGGTCAAATTAGGAGTGCCCTCTACCGCAGGGGAAGTTCGGACCCGCCTGCAGGATTTGAAATTCAAACGGGATACAGAGAATCTGCAATGGTATTCCTTCCAGATTTTCCAGCCCAATCTGAATGAATTGCCCGACAGTCAGCCGATAGAGGAATTCCTGTATGTGAGCATGCACCCGGAAGCGGCCTTTCGGACGCTGACGGAGGAAGAACGCACCCAATACACAAACAATGAGACAACACGGATTACGCAGGCCCTTTCGATGGAGACCTCTCTGTCGCGTGTCACGCAAATTGATCCGTCAATCGGCTCGGAGGCCAAAGTGCGGGCGCTGCTGGCCATTGTCTTGTCGCTGGCGGCTATTGTGCTCTATATCGGCTTCCGATTCGGCAGTGTCCGCTACGGCATGGCGGCTATCATCGCTCTTGTTCACGACGTCTGCATTACGCTGGGGTTGGTTACGGCCTGCACCTATGTGGCCGGTACCCCGTTGGGACAGGCACTGGGTATTTTGGATTTCAAAATTAATCTGGAAATGATTGCCGCTTTTCTGACGATTATCGGTTATTCGCTGAACGATACCATCGTGGTATTCGATAGAATTCGTGAGAACCGCGGCAAGACGATGATGCTTACGCCCAGACTGATTAATGACAGCATCAATCAGACGCTCTCCAGAACAATCCTGACCTCTTTCACCACGTTCCTGGTTCTCTTCATTATGTATGTGTGGGGCGGAACAGGAATGAGGGGATTCAGCTTTGCGATGCTCGTGGGGATTGTAGTCGGGACATACTCCTCCATAGCCATTGCCGCCCCCATTTTTCTGTTAGGCAAAAAAAACCAGGATAACACCTGA
- a CDS encoding TonB-dependent receptor, translated as MSLTELMDIEVYVPGSITEKDPFKVPASITVITAEDIARTPARNLLDLIEIYVPGALYMNHSVGPVPGIRGIIADRPYKFLVNVNGINVNIKAHYGARLELLNWDLGDIERVEIIRGPGSVTYGPGAIGGVINITTKKAKDYPGLQLAGKFWDKYDSIGNSVSYGYQGEKTSLYTYLSVVDTAGINPDLFGVENATRSGYVKGYPTSPYRPRPPFTYMTDFFNEPQIKAHVDFNFWENWRFWARYTNTSSELAQGSGVKYEFDGQYKDFRQTRYRYFQLALENLAPLTDELNLKSTFGLSSIDVHNIEKWDSKLDNDKDNLQNIGWIWSEWEYFARFMLNYEPEKDWLKAAIGFEYSYDLIRPAWGKDKDDGLRLATGIISGPTSEAYGTSTAGTGQVNEDSDRYFPVGEGWETGTYAFLGEVNLKHSSRMSTLWSARLDKHSYTDYMFSPRFAWIYELKEDEYLKFITQRSVRMNTQEELYMSHEIGTSNKPEKLDTFELIYSGKGGKNLFYQASTFLNKNAVIAWDWTARRSAPIGTLRTAGIELEAQYKKENWNLGVNHSFVKQLDWQLDKGMEASGISYSDYYVNAGSGVIITSKGNDLNNWSNHATKLFSNIQFFDGKLTLHGDLKTFWGFEGCRDGLDALEEAGGTAARIRDVKKHDAYDMEITANLSLTYHISKAAELTFYVQNIPVLGDNKRYSYSSGYKKPYPDKSAWIEEPTMVGVRYQLRF; from the coding sequence ATGTCTTTGACTGAGTTGATGGATATTGAAGTCTACGTTCCCGGTTCCATTACAGAAAAAGATCCCTTCAAGGTGCCGGCCAGCATTACAGTTATCACGGCGGAAGATATCGCCCGCACACCGGCTCGAAACCTGCTCGATTTGATTGAAATCTATGTGCCCGGCGCTCTGTATATGAACCACAGTGTCGGTCCCGTGCCCGGCATCCGCGGCATCATCGCCGATCGGCCCTACAAGTTCCTTGTGAATGTCAACGGAATCAATGTCAACATCAAGGCCCATTACGGAGCACGGCTGGAGCTGCTCAATTGGGATTTGGGCGATATTGAACGGGTGGAAATTATCCGCGGACCCGGTTCCGTTACCTATGGACCGGGAGCCATCGGCGGTGTCATCAATATCACCACGAAAAAAGCCAAAGACTATCCGGGACTGCAGCTGGCCGGGAAATTCTGGGACAAATACGACAGCATCGGCAACTCCGTCAGTTACGGGTATCAGGGGGAGAAAACCTCTCTTTATACATATCTGAGTGTCGTGGATACGGCGGGAATTAACCCGGACCTGTTCGGCGTTGAAAATGCGACTCGAAGCGGTTATGTAAAGGGATATCCTACTTCTCCTTACCGGCCTCGTCCGCCGTTTACGTATATGACGGATTTCTTCAATGAACCCCAAATCAAAGCCCATGTGGATTTCAACTTCTGGGAAAACTGGCGGTTCTGGGCACGCTATACCAATACCTCCTCTGAGTTAGCCCAGGGGTCCGGCGTCAAATATGAGTTCGACGGCCAATACAAGGATTTCCGTCAAACCCGCTATCGTTATTTTCAGCTTGCCCTCGAGAATCTGGCTCCATTGACAGACGAGCTGAATTTAAAAAGCACTTTCGGCTTAAGTTCTATCGATGTTCATAACATTGAGAAGTGGGATTCCAAGCTCGATAACGACAAGGACAACCTGCAGAACATCGGCTGGATTTGGTCTGAATGGGAGTATTTTGCACGGTTCATGCTGAACTACGAGCCGGAGAAGGACTGGCTGAAGGCGGCGATAGGATTTGAGTACAGCTATGACTTAATCCGTCCTGCCTGGGGGAAGGATAAAGATGACGGACTTCGACTGGCGACAGGCATTATCAGCGGGCCTACTTCGGAAGCGTACGGCACCAGCACGGCCGGGACGGGTCAGGTAAACGAAGACAGCGACCGCTATTTTCCCGTCGGAGAAGGATGGGAAACGGGCACCTATGCCTTTCTCGGTGAAGTCAACCTCAAACACAGCTCCCGGATGAGCACCCTGTGGTCGGCCAGATTGGATAAGCACAGCTATACGGATTACATGTTTTCTCCCCGGTTTGCCTGGATATATGAGTTGAAAGAGGACGAGTATCTTAAGTTTATTACCCAGCGGTCTGTTCGGATGAATACCCAGGAAGAGCTGTATATGAGCCACGAAATCGGCACATCCAACAAACCGGAAAAACTGGACACATTCGAATTGATTTATTCCGGCAAGGGCGGGAAAAATCTGTTTTATCAGGCCTCGACATTCCTAAACAAAAATGCCGTGATTGCCTGGGACTGGACGGCCCGCCGCAGCGCACCCATCGGAACATTGCGAACCGCCGGAATTGAACTCGAAGCCCAGTACAAAAAAGAAAATTGGAATCTCGGTGTGAATCATTCATTTGTCAAACAGCTGGATTGGCAGCTCGACAAGGGGATGGAGGCTTCCGGCATCAGTTATTCGGATTATTATGTCAATGCGGGCTCCGGCGTCATTATTACTTCGAAGGGAAATGATTTGAACAACTGGTCCAATCATGCAACAAAACTGTTCAGCAATATCCAGTTTTTTGACGGCAAACTGACCCTCCATGGGGATTTGAAAACCTTTTGGGGCTTTGAGGGCTGCCGTGACGGGCTGGATGCTCTGGAAGAAGCCGGCGGCACGGCGGCAAGAATTCGCGATGTCAAAAAACATGATGCTTACGATATGGAAATTACGGCCAATCTGTCGCTTACCTATCACATCAGCAAGGCGGCCGAACTGACCTTCTATGTCCAGAATATTCCCGTGCTCGGAGACAACAAACGCTATTCCTATTCTTCCGGCTACAAAAAACCCTATCCGGACAAGAGTGCCTGGATTGAAGAGCCGACAATGGTGGGCGTTCGCTATCAGCTCCGATTCTGA
- a CDS encoding carbohydrate-binding protein produces MKKIVLVFLIIVSGAASRGADGFGQNTTGGAGGITVVVSTPAELKTYAETVNTPYIIQVSGTLDLASIGGKISIQSNKTIEGTGINPTIIGMLGFKKGCSNVIIQRLTIRCPQGYGEGNGIAVKEDITNVFITKCTIYDCYDGLVDITRRSDNITVSWCKFYFTQPMNNQRVSLVGSSDSATDDYGKLHITYHHNWFGAMCLQRIPSVRFGKVHLYNNYYHCTGVQTLYGVWARLYAECLIENNYFKEVNNPYYNIDYDDTVKGKIAASGNILDNCTGTVHPGTDSVFTPPYAYSLDAASMVPVIVQWGAGADGKDGYPPHWLFGLYGDFDLNGQIDYTDFAVFAGSWKAVSGIENADYYANGIIDLEELALFVSNWLYIPPDTTPPAAPANLRAVGQNARVFLQWDDNSEQDLAGYNIYRSTSWDTGYVKLNAAPLSASEYTDEAAVNGMMYYYVVSAVDNNHNESVYSAQACAVPDDASDSIIIQENPTLTITGLCDLNGIVDTEEHPGYTGYGYCDTTNAAGSSINWKISLSESGTYTFTWRFANGSTARPARLLINGIEAAAGIDFPSTGAWENYTTVSIELSLTAGLKEVRLEALTSDGCANIDYFKVSGPSPEIAVCN; encoded by the coding sequence ATGAAAAAAATAGTGCTTGTTTTTCTGATAATTGTGTCCGGGGCCGCTTCTCGCGGAGCAGATGGATTTGGTCAGAATACAACCGGCGGGGCGGGTGGGATCACTGTTGTCGTATCCACTCCTGCAGAGCTGAAGACCTATGCGGAAACAGTCAATACCCCCTATATTATTCAGGTCTCGGGCACATTGGACCTGGCTTCCATCGGCGGCAAAATCAGTATTCAATCAAACAAAACCATCGAAGGTACAGGAATCAATCCCACGATTATCGGCATGCTCGGGTTTAAGAAGGGCTGTTCGAATGTCATTATTCAGCGGTTGACGATTCGTTGTCCACAGGGCTATGGGGAGGGAAACGGAATCGCCGTCAAGGAAGACATCACGAATGTTTTTATCACAAAATGTACCATTTACGACTGTTATGACGGTCTGGTGGATATCACGCGCCGTTCCGACAACATCACTGTATCCTGGTGCAAATTTTATTTTACCCAGCCGATGAACAATCAGCGGGTCAGTCTGGTCGGCAGCAGCGACAGCGCAACAGATGACTACGGCAAACTGCATATCACGTACCATCACAACTGGTTCGGGGCAATGTGTCTGCAGCGAATCCCGTCCGTGCGATTTGGAAAGGTGCATCTGTACAACAATTACTACCACTGTACAGGCGTGCAGACACTCTACGGCGTCTGGGCGCGGCTCTATGCCGAATGTCTGATAGAAAACAACTACTTCAAAGAAGTAAATAATCCTTATTACAATATTGACTACGATGATACGGTAAAGGGCAAAATCGCTGCTTCTGGAAATATTCTGGACAACTGCACCGGCACGGTGCATCCGGGCACTGACAGCGTTTTCACACCGCCGTATGCCTATAGCCTGGATGCCGCTTCGATGGTTCCGGTGATTGTTCAGTGGGGAGCCGGAGCCGACGGCAAAGACGGCTATCCGCCGCACTGGCTGTTCGGATTGTACGGCGATTTTGATTTGAACGGACAGATCGATTACACCGATTTTGCCGTCTTTGCAGGGTCTTGGAAGGCCGTCAGCGGAATCGAAAACGCAGACTACTATGCGAACGGCATTATCGATTTGGAGGAACTGGCTCTGTTTGTGAGCAACTGGCTTTATATCCCTCCGGACACAACCCCGCCGGCCGCTCCGGCGAATTTGCGAGCTGTGGGGCAGAATGCCCGCGTCTTCCTGCAGTGGGATGACAATTCCGAACAAGACCTGGCGGGCTACAACATTTATCGTTCAACATCCTGGGACACAGGATACGTAAAACTGAATGCGGCTCCTTTGTCCGCTTCCGAATATACGGACGAAGCTGCTGTGAATGGTATGATGTATTATTATGTCGTGTCGGCCGTGGACAACAATCACAATGAATCCGTCTATTCGGCCCAAGCATGCGCCGTTCCTGATGACGCTTCAGACAGCATCATCATTCAGGAAAACCCGACCCTGACAATCACCGGCTTGTGTGATTTAAACGGCATTGTGGATACGGAAGAGCATCCGGGCTATACCGGCTATGGATATTGTGATACAACGAATGCGGCAGGAAGCAGCATCAACTGGAAGATTTCCCTTTCCGAATCGGGAACCTACACTTTTACCTGGCGGTTTGCCAACGGTTCAACTGCCCGTCCCGCCCGCTTGCTGATAAACGGAATTGAGGCGGCAGCAGGCATCGATTTTCCGTCAACGGGTGCATGGGAAAACTATACCACCGTATCGATAGAGCTTTCCTTAACAGCAGGACTCAAAGAAGTTCGCCTTGAAGCCCTCACCAGCGACGGCTGTGCCAACATCGATTATTTCAAAGTCAGCGGTCCATCTCCTGAGATTGCCGTCTGCAATTAA
- a CDS encoding FGGY family carbohydrate kinase — MYLLGYDSGTSSIKATLLDSQTGKVAASAAAPKKEMPIEAPQPGWAQQNPQDWWVNLKAATSEVLKISGVNPSDIKAVGITYQMHGLVCIDKSGNVIRPAIIWCDSRAVEIGNQAAKDLGAERCLRELLNCPGNFTASKLKWVMKNEPDHYKKIWKILLPGDWLALKMTGRAVTTASGLSEMILWNFPKAAPADFLMDYYGFDHSFLPELVPTFGPQGELTKEAAAELGLKAGTPVTYRAGDQPNNALSLNVLEPGQIAATAGTSGVVYGISDRPAYDPKSRVNIFLHVNNTPGQIRNGVLLCINGTGILNSWLKHTAAAGRDYPEMNALAEQVPIGSEGLVILPYGNGAERTLENRNLGASIHNLNLNRHHLGHLLRAGQEGIVFALQYGLEIMKDMGIRMDTVRAGKANMFLSPVFAQTFATLTGAVVELYNTDGSQGAARGAGIGAGVYNTFAQAFETLQRVETIEPRPAQADLCRQAYAAWRNILHKQLG, encoded by the coding sequence ATGTACCTGCTTGGTTACGATTCCGGCACCTCCTCTATCAAAGCCACTCTTTTGGACTCCCAAACCGGGAAAGTCGCTGCTTCCGCCGCCGCACCGAAAAAGGAAATGCCTATCGAAGCTCCTCAGCCGGGCTGGGCCCAGCAGAATCCGCAAGACTGGTGGGTCAACCTGAAAGCGGCCACCTCAGAAGTCTTAAAAATATCCGGAGTGAATCCGTCCGATATTAAAGCCGTCGGGATTACCTACCAGATGCACGGGCTTGTCTGTATTGATAAATCCGGGAATGTGATTCGTCCTGCGATTATCTGGTGTGACAGTCGAGCCGTTGAAATTGGCAATCAGGCCGCCAAAGATCTCGGGGCGGAGCGATGCCTGCGTGAACTGCTGAACTGTCCGGGCAACTTTACGGCCAGCAAGTTAAAATGGGTCATGAAGAATGAACCCGACCATTACAAAAAAATCTGGAAAATCCTGCTTCCGGGCGACTGGCTGGCGTTGAAAATGACCGGGCGGGCGGTCACGACGGCCTCCGGATTGTCGGAAATGATACTCTGGAACTTTCCGAAGGCCGCTCCGGCTGATTTTCTGATGGATTATTACGGATTTGACCATTCCTTTCTTCCTGAATTGGTGCCGACGTTTGGCCCTCAGGGGGAATTGACAAAAGAGGCTGCCGCGGAGCTGGGGCTGAAAGCCGGTACTCCTGTAACGTATCGTGCGGGCGACCAGCCCAACAATGCTCTGTCACTGAACGTGCTCGAACCGGGCCAGATTGCGGCTACGGCGGGCACCAGCGGGGTTGTCTACGGCATCAGCGACCGCCCTGCCTATGACCCGAAATCTCGTGTCAATATCTTCCTCCATGTCAACAATACCCCTGGGCAGATTCGCAACGGCGTTCTTCTGTGCATCAATGGGACGGGGATTCTGAACAGCTGGCTCAAACATACGGCTGCGGCCGGCAGAGATTACCCGGAAATGAATGCCTTGGCCGAGCAGGTCCCCATCGGCAGTGAAGGTCTGGTGATTCTGCCCTACGGCAACGGAGCGGAGCGCACGCTGGAAAACCGCAATCTCGGGGCTTCAATACACAATTTGAATCTGAATCGCCATCATCTCGGTCATCTGCTGCGGGCCGGCCAGGAAGGAATTGTCTTTGCACTCCAGTACGGGCTGGAAATTATGAAGGATATGGGGATTCGGATGGACACGGTCCGGGCCGGAAAGGCCAATATGTTCTTGAGTCCTGTTTTTGCTCAGACTTTTGCGACCCTGACCGGAGCCGTCGTCGAATTGTACAATACAGACGGTTCGCAGGGAGCTGCCCGCGGTGCCGGTATCGGGGCCGGCGTTTATAATACATTTGCTCAGGCCTTTGAGACCCTTCAAAGGGTGGAAACCATCGAGCCCAGGCCGGCACAGGCGGACCTGTGCCGTCAGGCCTATGCGGCATGGCGGAATATCCTGCACAAACAGCTCGGATAA
- the xylA gene encoding xylose isomerase, translated as MTEYFPEVKKVVYEGPDSKNPLAFKHYNPKEKVMGKTMAEHLRFAVCYWHTMKGLGADQFGMNTIVRSYNKASDPMQRAEQTLQAAFEFFTKLGVQFWCFHDRDIAPEADNLAETNKRLDKIVAMAKKLQSDTGVKLLWGTTNAFSHPRFMAGAGTNPDPHVFAYAASQIKKAMEITKELGGAGYVFWGGREGYDTLLNTDMKRELDHMALLLQMAVDYKKKIGFKGQLYIEPKPKEPTKHQYDFDAGNCYAFLQKYGLVEHFKLNIEANHATLAAHTFHHELAFCAANNLLGSVDANRGDLLLGWDTDQFPTDLYDTTLAMYIILKAGGFTTGGLNFDAHVRRQSIDNVDLFYAHIGAMDAFARGLKIAARLIKDKVFDKAVKERYAGWDTPFGRAIEAGKMDFVKLEKYILENGEPKLRSGRQELLENILNEYI; from the coding sequence ATGACGGAATATTTTCCTGAAGTCAAAAAAGTGGTGTATGAGGGGCCTGATTCCAAGAATCCTCTGGCGTTTAAGCATTACAATCCCAAAGAAAAGGTGATGGGCAAAACGATGGCCGAGCATCTGCGGTTTGCCGTCTGCTACTGGCATACAATGAAGGGGCTCGGGGCGGACCAGTTCGGGATGAATACAATTGTCCGCAGCTACAACAAGGCCTCTGACCCGATGCAGCGGGCCGAACAGACCCTTCAGGCGGCGTTTGAATTCTTCACCAAACTGGGGGTTCAGTTCTGGTGCTTCCATGACCGCGATATTGCGCCGGAGGCGGATAATCTGGCTGAAACCAACAAGCGTCTGGACAAAATTGTGGCGATGGCCAAGAAGCTGCAGTCGGATACGGGCGTAAAGCTCCTCTGGGGCACGACCAATGCCTTCTCTCATCCGCGTTTTATGGCCGGAGCGGGAACGAATCCGGATCCGCACGTGTTTGCCTATGCCGCCAGCCAAATCAAGAAGGCGATGGAAATCACCAAAGAGCTCGGCGGTGCAGGATATGTCTTCTGGGGCGGCCGCGAGGGGTACGACACGCTGCTGAATACCGATATGAAGCGGGAGCTGGACCATATGGCCCTGCTGCTGCAGATGGCGGTCGATTACAAAAAGAAAATCGGCTTCAAAGGCCAGCTGTACATTGAGCCCAAGCCGAAGGAACCAACCAAACATCAGTACGATTTTGATGCGGGCAACTGTTACGCCTTCCTGCAGAAGTACGGTCTGGTAGAGCACTTCAAATTGAATATCGAGGCCAATCATGCCACGCTGGCGGCTCATACGTTCCATCATGAGCTGGCCTTCTGCGCCGCCAACAACCTGCTCGGGTCGGTGGATGCCAATCGCGGAGACCTGCTGCTGGGATGGGATACGGACCAGTTCCCGACCGATTTGTATGATACGACGCTGGCGATGTATATCATCTTGAAGGCGGGCGGATTCACGACCGGCGGTCTGAATTTTGACGCCCACGTGCGTCGGCAGTCTATCGACAATGTGGACCTCTTTTATGCCCATATCGGCGCGATGGACGCCTTTGCCCGCGGGCTGAAGATTGCTGCTCGTCTGATTAAGGACAAGGTGTTCGACAAAGCCGTTAAAGAACGCTATGCCGGCTGGGATACTCCGTTTGGGCGTGCCATTGAGGCAGGCAAAATGGACTTTGTAAAGCTCGAAAAATACATTCTCGAGAATGGAGAACCGAAACTCCGTTCCGGACGGCAGGAGCTTCTGGAAAACATTCTGAACGAGTATATTTGA